The window ggaggaaaccggagtacccggaggaaacccacgcaatcactgggagaacatacaaactccatgcagatgttttcCTTAGTGACATTTAaacccaggatcccagtgctgcaaagcaacagtgctaaccactgagccaccgtgctgcccaagtacAGATTTGATGATGGACTTGCTGTACTTTCTTCAGGGCACTAGATGTATATGGTGCCCTAATGACAGATTGGAAAAATGCATCGTTTTCTGATGCTGCGAGCAGCCCTGGATAGTCCACGCCGGCAGGATGAAATAATCCGTCGGAAGATGGAACCTATGAGAGGAGATATAAAACTAAAGTAAGTAATAGGATGATCATTGTCagacatcatacatgtgacaatcccaccactgacagatAACATCttctccacatgaattattctcactggcCAACATCAAACAACATTGACCTTATTATCACACTTACGTCTTCTAGGTTCTCGCTCTTCTACTATTTTGGCATTTTTCTCTCCTGCCAGTTTTATTGCAGACTTATTTTTCTTCTCAACTAAaaattcatataaaaaaaaaaaaacaagtcagtgatcattgtcagtcatcatacatgtggcaATTGTACCGCTGGGAGTTAACATCTGCTCATGAATAATTCTCAATCTCCGACATCATACAGCAtagaccttattgtcacacttacTTCTGCTAGGTTCTGTCTCTGCTACTATATCTGGGTCTTGATCTTCTCCCAGTTTTAATGCAGTTGTTTTTTTTGTCTCAACTGGAAATTTATGTAAAAAAGTCAGAAAAACAAGTCAATAATTATTGTTAGTCATAGATGTGAAAATCCCACCATTGACATAGAGAGATGAGCGAGTGTGcccgttactcaagttttccgagcatgctccagTGTTCTCCGATTATTTTGGGAGTGCTCGGAAATTCAAAtttagtccctgcagctgcatgatttgcggctgctagacagcctgaatacatgtggggattgtctttttttaggaaatccccacatgtattcaggctgtctagtagtcacaaatcatgcagctgaggggacTAAAACTTaatttccgagcacgcccaaaatattcGTAGAACACCTGAGCATGATTGGAAAACTCGAGTACGAGCACACTCGCCcatcactatatataatatatcCTCCTCGTGAATTAATCTCAGTCGCTAACATCAGACAACATAGACCTCATTGTCACACTTACCTCTGCTAGGTTCTGTCTCTGCTACTATTTCTGGGTCTTGCTCTTCTCCCAGTTTTAATTCAGATGTATTTTTCTTCTCAACTGGAAATTCATATAAAAAAGTGAGAAAAACAAGTCAATAATCATTGTTAGTCATGGATGTGAAAATCCCACCATTGACATGTAATATATCCTCCTCGTGAATTATTCTCAGTTGCCAACATCAGACAACATAGACCTCATTGTCACACTTACATCTGCTAGGTTGTGTCTCTGCTACTATTTCTGGGTCTTGCTCTTCTCCCAGTTTTAATTCAGATGTATTTTTCTTCTCAACTGGAAATTCATGTAAAAAAGTGAGAAATGCAAGTCAATGATCATTGTTAGTAATAGATGTGAAAATCCCACAATTGAcatatagtgatgagcaagtgtgctcgttactcgagttttccgagcatgcttgggttttCTCTgaatattttgggcatgctcggaaaTTATATTTtaatcaccgcagctgcatgatttgcagctgctagacagcctgaatacatgtggggattgcccgtttttttggaaatccccacatgtattcagtctaTCAAGCActctcaaatcatgcagctgcagggactaaaACTTAATTTCAGAGCACGCCCAaactactcagagaacacccgagcatgttcggaaaactcgagtaacgagcacacttgctcatcactaattggggAAGGGCCAAAGAGCACAGGCGCATGTGCACTACAGTATTTTGATCTGCCTTCAGCAGGGCAGAGGAAAGTGTGCCTGCGCAGGAACGTAATgggggaacactgtgtggatgacataggacgcatcatccacatgaagcagagaAGGAGAACGGCATCGTAAGAAGAGAGGAGGCTCTGGATCAAGAACAGTAACGACCATCAGTCCGGACTGCACCAtcagtgagtataataaaatgtcTTTTGTTTTTTGAAGGGCAGCTTGCAGACTTATATACAGAAATTCCAGAATGCTGAAGCACGGAGCTGATAGGTGGTGGTCTTAGGTTATAGgggaaaaatctggtgacaggttcccttcaatatgACATTAGTTGCAGCAGTGTTATCATATAATCATTACATAAAACATCTGTGTCACATTAAGAGTACATATAGGGTTAGTTTGGGGCCTGATCGAGCCATGGGCACAGTATTTGTGATCAGTATCCGGCATCAGACTGCATGGCCTCTTATACCTTTTAATGCACAGAACAAAAGAGTGAAAATTTTGTACATTAAAGTGTTGGATTGTTGTTTATTTTAAAGGCACAAAAAAGCAGTGATTTTCTGAGCCCTCATGTAATATTTACATTACACCTATTGGTCAGTGGCGACATCAAGATGTCCTATAGACCTGCACATACCTGACAATATGGGAGATGGTGACTTGTTGTTTTCAGCAGTGAAATACTCACTATCACTATCATTTGTAGAAGGAgaagattctttctgcctgtttggtagaagaaaaataaataaattacaagtaAAAGCAATTAAAAGTAAAAAGACTCCTTTCTGTATGGACAGTTAGGACACTTGGACAAAATGGAGGGGATACCTTGCACAGGACTGCCTTCTATCAGCAAGAATGAAGAATAACTAGTATTAAAGGGCTTTAATAAAATGGAAATTAAAGGCTGGTCACAATTATCAACTGTTATCACCAGCGTTATCACAAGCCAGACCCTACAGTGATGATCAATCATGGGGTGGTGGGTTCTGGATGTAGTATTGTGTCATGTGCGTCTTGTATTTGGTATTCTGAAGATATGTCAGTACTataccccataataataataatctactcacACGTCTGAGAGTTTTGTGCTGGTCTCTAGAGAAGAAACTGGAGATGGCTCATGATCTTCATTGCTCATCATCCTGGTATTGGTGGCAAATATCTGAAATACATAGAGTAAAATCAAATATATATAtgtagtattttaaccccttcacgccgcggccctttttcatttttgcgttttagtttttcgctcccctccttcccagagccatatcttttttttatttttctgtcaatatggtcatgtgagggcttattttttgtgggacgagttgtccttttgatcaacaccattggttttacaatgtctggtactagaaaatgggaaaaaaattccaagtgtggtgaaattgcaaaaaaagtgcaatctcacacttgttttttgtttgtcttttttgctaagttcactaaatgctaaaactgacctgatattatgattctccaggtcattacgagttcatagacaccaaacatgactaggttattttttatctaagtggtgaaaaaaattcagaactttgctaaaaaaatgcaccatattccaatacccatagcgtctccatttttcgtgatctggggtcgggtgagggcttattttttgtgtaccaagctgacatttttaatgataacacttttgtgcagatacgttcttttgatcgcccgttattgcattttcaggcaatgtcgcggcgaccaaaaaaacgtaattctggggtttcaattttttttctcgctacgctgtttagcgatcaggttaatgcttttttttaattgatagatcgggcgattctgaacgcggcgataccaaatatgtgtaggtttgattttttttttactgttttgttttggatggggcaaaaggggggtgatttaaactttttatatttttttcagatttttaaaaacatttttttaaacttgccatgcttcaatagcctccatgggatgctagaagctggcacaactcgatcggctcagctacattccagcgatcatcagattgctgctatgtagctgaattgcaggcttgctatgagcgccgaccacagggtggcgctcacagcaggctggcatcagtaaccatagaggtctcaaggacctccatggttagcatcctgatgcatcgctgaccccctatcatatgacgggggtcggcgatgcactcatttccggccgcgtggccggaagcggtaggtaaatgccgctgtgagtgtttgacagcggcattcaacaggttaatagcggcaggtggatcgcgattccacctgccgctattgcgcacacatatcagctgtacataacagctgatatgtcgcgactttgatgtgggctcagctccggagcccacatcaaagggagagacacgacatgtgccgtactagtacggggcatgtcgtgaaggggttaatactattttTAGTTATAGTTTTGTGGATTTACTGATCATATACTTACCTTAGAAAGTCTTTGAGAAGATAATACATCGTTTAGGCTTTCTTTCCAACCAATGACTTCACCCTTATGTGAATGCATAGGTTTGAGTCTCCTATTGCCAGCTACAAAGTACAAGTATTAGCAGAGATTATTAATATAGTCACAGTCACCATGTTATTACTAATAATGATGGGAACATATTGTCACATAAAATGAAAGACAAGACAAACGGCAGCTTTAACCAGATGACGTCTTATTCTACTTACTGTGAAAGTAGTGAGTGTCCTCCTCTGAGTTAAGATTTGGCCTAAACTGCGGCTTCTGATTTTGAAGGTTCTCAAAATCTAACTTACTCAGGAATGGATGACTCTTGATTTCATTTGCTCCTCCTGGAAACAGAAGACAAGAAAAAAGTGATTCAGACAATGTTAGGAGGACTGTACATTTTATGTTAATCTAAACTGAAGACATAGCAGAGCCAACATATACTGTAAGTCCTGGCATGGAGATGGGGAATAGACAAGAAGGTAAAGCAGAGACCTCAGTGCTCATCCTCATGGAAATTATCTATTTGTAAGGTCACAGAGGAGTTATAAGTCATTATTAATACTACTATATACATTACCTGTCCCGAGTCTACGTCTTGGATTTTTCCTGAGCAGCTGAGTTATGATGTTTTCAGCATCGGGATGAAGAGCAAAATTTTTAAATTTcaaagtgatgtcatctgttatatAAAAAGTAATTATTACAGAAAAGAAAGTCTCTACATTTACTATCATTTAAAAACAAATTATCAAAAACAACAAGTAACTAAACCAAAGAATGAACCTAACAACTGAACCAAATTATTATGGCATCACACAGTAgtcagattattttacttacccGTGACGATTCTGTAGAAAATATCTTTTGTACATCTTCCTTTAAATGGCACATGGCCGGTAAGAAATTTATATAAGATGATCCCTATTGCCCACCAGTCAATAGGCCTTCCATAGCCCTCCAGTAAGAGGACTTCTGGGGCTACATAAGACAAGGTGCCAATCGTCTGGAAACCAACAGAACAATAAGAAGATGATCAATGAAAATAACTTTGACAACTAATATCAGTGAAAAAGTTTTCCATGTGAAAAATATCATAGAATCAGAAATTGATCAGATCTGTAAAGAATACGTTTTTTATGTATAGCTAACCTTATAATCACTGAACTCTCTGGTGATTTCTTTAGTTCGAGCCTTGTAAATGTCTGATGTTGGTCTCATGAGTCCGAGTTTTGAAAGCCCAAAATCGGTGACTTTGATGTGTCCAGTTGATGATACCAGGAGGCTGTAAAAGAAAAGATATTGTCAGCCCTAAGTAATAACCCGTAGACTGTATACCAAACTATAACTGTCTTTCCCTGTATTAAACTGCTGCATTTACTTACTTCTCAGGCTTCAAGTCTCGGTGAACCACACCATAGCTGTGCAGATATTCCACAGCAAGAACCGTTTCCGCAATGTACATGCGGGCCAAGTCAAGGGGTAAACGACCATATAACTTTATGAGACTGCTACAGTCTCCTCCTAGAGCAGAAAGCAAATATGACAGGTAAGGGTTTACTACAATGTAAATTACACATGATGAGTGTGAATGAGAAATAAGCTGAGACATTGGGGCAGGGAGTCAATCATAGAGATACACTGTGTGCTGTAGAATGCATACTGTATACTGCAGAGTAGTCGTGTGATGTAGAGCGTATACTACAGAGTAGTCCTATACAAAAAGAGAGCTCAGATCTGCCCCCTGCTGGTAAACTCTTACATTGCACTGTGACAGCAGGTGACCTGGAGGCGAGCTGCTCTAAGCACTCATCATCCCCATTTCATGTCAGTGGTTTGCTGTGGCTGCAGAAGACTACTATCCTTGCCATTATGGTACTTCTGTGAAGGTCAGTGTGTAGCTTGGCTTCATAGGGGACCAAGATTTTCACCATATTCTGCAATATGCATATTGCAGTACATAGGAAGTGCGATTATATAATCACATGTTCAGGTCCCTTATGgagactaaaaaataaaataataataaaaatatttgggGAAAGAAAATTAAATCTGAAAATCATTCTTCCATTcaagataaataataaaaaaacaaaaaactcagaTGGAATTGCAGTGTTTTTGTTGTCCCAacatcagaaaaaaaatgcaataagaagcaatgAAAATTATTATCTGTCAGAAAGATGTAACCCTCCTAAACTGTTCTTATGTAGATTAATGAAATATAAATACCTTGGTACCTTTATATATTTAAGCAGATATGGGCTGGATATAGATACAGTGGATATATCTTACCTGCTTCAAAGTCCATGACCATACAcagatgtgtttcagttgggaaggaACAAAGCgtggagaccacaaagggacaatcaGAGAATATTGCGATATCCCTTTCCAGATAGGCCCTTTCAAGATAGGATGGATGATCCAGGTTTCTCCTGGCTTGTTTCTTCATGGCGTATACCTTGTTTGTGTCTTTATGACGCACTAAGTGGACGACCCTGTAGAggagaaaaatccataatttatacaGAATTCTTACTAACAGTCTGTCTATATGTCAAAAGATCTTTTGTACTATTAGTTAAtagtgaagagcgaatatactcgttaatcggGTTTTCTGaggatgctcgggtgttctccaagtattttggcgtgctcggagatttagtttgtatcaccgcagctgaatgatttgcggctgttagacaacctgaatacatgtggggagtgcctgtttgttaggaaaaccccacatgtattcaggctgtcttgcagccgcaaatcatgcagctgcggcgacacaaactaaatctccgagcatgcttggaaatctcaagtaacgagcatacgcactcatcactaatagttaaTACTAGATGTATGGCCGTCACTAGAAATCAATATCTGGAAATACACAAAATAACTCAGCAGGAATGATCACTTATGGGAGGTATTCATCCATATCACATCATAACTGAGCTGAATCGTGACAAATAGATGTGGACTAAATGACTAGATGTAGATTAGATCTAGTGCAAAGTGATATCAATAACAACAGATCGGCTCACAAAAAACCAGTCCTTACAAAGCTCCATCGgatgaaaaattaaaaatgtttcaGATCTTGGACAACAGTAATATTTAGACGTAGACTCATATACAGGAATTTCCCCAAGGCAGGAGGACATATAGACAGAGGATTCATCATAAGAAGTTTGGAAATAATGTAGCTTATCCATAAAGCTCACCCATAAGATCCACTGCTGATCTCTTTGATCTGGGTAAAGTCGCTCATGTTTGGTTTACTCATAGGGTTCAATGATCTGATCACGGCCTAGAATGATAAGAAATGACAATGAGACATAAAAGTTGCAGGAAAATAAAAGCTGCAGATGCAGGAACTTTTCCCCTACATTATGTCCCTGCAGATTACACTGCAGCAGATGTAGAGGACATGATACTAGCAGGACGCTTCCCAGATACTATTATATTATAGGGATATCCTCCATGCACATATATCATTGTACTGGAGGGGATGGTAAGGGACATCACACTGAGGAGACAGGAATAGTAATAACAGGTCCAATCTACATTAAGAATAGAATTAACCCGCTGCCCTATGGGGTGTAACATGGGATATGTAATTCATACCCCGTTATCTGATGATATACAGATGTCTTCTCTGATACTTACACTGGCAGATTCGGGGATCTCTGGTGTCTCAGATATTCCACCGTCAGCAGTTGCCGGCTCAGTTGTCTCTAATATAATGATAAAATAATGAAGAGACATCATGTATTAGAtatcaatatttaataaataacacatCGATATAAGGAAGGAAAGACAAGTAAATGGTATAATACTAGTTATATGGATAttctgcacatactgtatataactaTGGCACATCCATAGATAGATATACTCTACCATAAATGTGTGATTGTTCTGGGTCTGACAATGACTTGAATGGGGACCCTATGAGGTTCCTTGTGCATTTTGGGGCTGAGAAGATCTCAGAAGAGAATCAGAGGGGTTTTCAGAATTGCATGGGCCTTCTCTATTATAGTCTATAGGAGGTCCAGGAGCCGTCACTGGCCTCATACATAGAATGAAGAGTAAATTTATATATTCTCTGATATCTCCATAATTTTAATGTTTGTAGGAATATGAGATGATCAGCTTACCTTCAATCGTTTTTAGCCGTGGCTCACTGGTATTGGGGTCAGCGATATTTCGTTGTTGCCCCTCTTTGGAGTCACCGTCCGGTGTTTCCTAATGGATATAATACGTACAATTAATACAACTTTTACAAATACTTAATTACAGTACACAAAAGACAGAAAGGACTAAACCTGAATTTACATAATTGCGGTATTGCTTGGAATATACACCGCCGCTCCGTCCAGTAAATCCACATTAATATATAAGGGACTTGTATATACAACAGTTCTCCAATAACATCTATTACCAGAACTGCAGCATTTACAAGCAGGCAGATTGTGAAGATAAAGTGAGACAGATGTGATATGAAAGGTCCGCACCACTGAGTACAGCACAGACTGTCTCCACAGAGGATGGAGCAGAGACGGGCGGCCATGACATATCCTGTATCTGCCGGTAGCGGACTGTGAGGCTTCTAATATGAGAAATATGACATTCTGCTATATGACCAGTAATCTGGAGAAGATCAGACAAGATAGACATGAGATATAGAAGATGACGGATTCTTACCAAATGCTTCAGTGAGGGGGCCATAAATTCTAGTACATCCAGGAACTTTTGGGCCAATTTTTTTATAAAGGCCAGATCTCCACTTTGGGATCTTTCTTCAGCCTATAAAAATTGAAATAAACATAAAAGGAAAATCATGAGAGAAAGTAGAGACTATAGGACACTATTTATGTCACCATTTTACTCCTGCAATCTTCAGCTACAATTAATACATATATGGATATTTCGTATAAGCGATAAATTAAATTGCTCTTGGCCAAAATACATATTTCATGTAAATAAACTTGTTATAaatattattcattattattttaTACGCTTTGCCCAGTTTGTCTGTTACTTGCCTGTTGTACTAATGTCCTGATGCTCATATGTAAATGCTCAAGATATTCTGAGCTTATACGACCTCGGTGGTATTTGGTCAGGCAGTCGCTCACTAGCTTCATAACCATCCGGTAAGTGAAGCTGAGGACGCCATCGGGTAGTGGTAGCACAATGTCAGGGGCATAGGTGGTAAGAATCCCCTGGAGTAGTGCCAACACTTCAAGTTTATGTGAAGAAATTCCAGACATTTCAAGCAAATCCAAGCGCAGTCAGTATATCACCAGcttcgcagccaatcactgacaacaATGACTCCTGGGAAGTAAGCACTTGGTTAAGTAGTGGCGGTGCCttatgatgtcatcatggaatctTGTGGAGGAATGTTAACATTTCATCGgtgatgtcatcatggaatccGGGGATGGAATCTTTACCCAATTACATCCTTGAAAGTATAGGTACGTCCAAGGTTGTGTCCCTGTCTTTTTTAGgcagcgccagagcccgcatctctacccgcacatgacagctgatttgatcagctgtcatgacCCACAAATAGATGCAGATGGATTTCGGCTGTCAACCACTTAAATGCCGCTGACAAtcactgacaacagcatttaagacgTGTTGACCGAAGCCATGTCACAAGTCTTGCTCATGAGCGCCCTTGTCACATGATTCTAGGGTTGCGATGGGTGGTAACgacagctgggggtctgcagaAGGCCAGTGTGAATGTCCATTGGTCACATTTTATGTACGCCGACTCATGGCCGGCGTTCAGATTTTGTTTTCCACCACATaagtaaaaaaagaacctatatatgtttggtatctgcattctCATACTGACCCGtagaatcatattaccaggtcagttttagcattcattgaacatttt of the Ranitomeya imitator isolate aRanImi1 unplaced genomic scaffold, aRanImi1.pri SCAFFOLD_1638, whole genome shotgun sequence genome contains:
- the LOC138656337 gene encoding microtubule-associated serine/threonine-protein kinase 3-like; amino-acid sequence: MSKPNMSDFTQIKEISSGSYGVVHLVRHKDTNKVYAMKKQARRNLDHPSYLERAYLERDIAIFSDCPFVVSTLCSFPTETHLCMVMDFEAGGDCSSLIKLYGRLPLDLARMYIAETVLAVEYLHSYGVVHRDLKPENLLVSSTGHIKVTDFGLSKLGLMRPTSDIYKARTKEITREFSDYKTIGTLSYVAPEVLLLEGYGRPIDWWAIGIILYKFLTGHVPFKGRCTKDIFYRIVTDDITLKFKNFALHPDAENIITQLLRKNPRRRLGTGGANEIKSHPFLSKLDFENLQNQKPQFRPNLNSEEDTHYFHTGNRRLKPMHSHKGEVIGWKESLNDVLSSQRLSKIFATNTRMMSNEDHEPSPVSSLETSTKLSDVQKESSPSTNDSDSEYFTAENNKSPSPILSVEKKNTSELKLGEEQDPEIVAETEPSRVETKKTTALKLGEDQDPDIVAETEPSRIEKKNKSAIKLAGEKNAKIVEEREPRRRSIFRRIISSCRRGLSRAARSIRKRCIFPICH